The genomic DNA ACTTATAAAACAAATTGATGGAGATATTATATACGCCGTAAAACTGAAACCTACAAGTTTCGGATTATCTATCATTAAGAAAATAACAGCTCGTTGTCCTGTTATTTTAGATATAGATGACTGGGAACTCAGTTGGCATGGAGGCGAGCAATGGAAATATCGTCCCAGTTTAAAGCAATTTTATAGAGATACTTTGAAGCCTGATGGGGCATTAAGATATCCAGATCACCCTCTTTATTTGAAGTGGATGGAAAGCTTGGTATCTTATGCCGATACGATTACATTACACACTCAATTCTTGAAAGATCGCTTTGGAGGTGTATATTTACCGAATGGTAAAGATACTACTCTTTTCGATCCTAGCCAATTCGATTCTGAAGCAAGTAGAATCCGTTATGGTCTCACAGGCTACCGTATTTTAATGTTTCCAGGAGCGCCACGACCGTACAAAGGTCTTGAAGATGTCTTAGCAGCACTAGACCGGCTGAATCAGCCAGACCTTAGACTCGTAATTGTTGGGGGAAGTCCCTACGATGCCTACGATAATCAATTAATGCAACAGTGGGAGCGTTGGATTATCAAACTACCAAAATATCCAGTTTCAGAAATGCCTGCTGTGGTAGCCGCTGCCCATATTGTGGTTGTTCCCCAACGAGATACCCCTGCTGCACAGGCTCAGTTCCCGCTCAAACTAACAGATGGA from Coleofasciculus sp. FACHB-T130 includes the following:
- a CDS encoding glycosyltransferase; this translates as MDLQQNKKLKISLIVSDLSASGAGRWGGAVRTFLLYEALKKLNHEVKIFGFVFGEESLEVAQSNIPIVAIPCAYHSGFIKAAQKLIKQIDGDIIYAVKLKPTSFGLSIIKKITARCPVILDIDDWELSWHGGEQWKYRPSLKQFYRDTLKPDGALRYPDHPLYLKWMESLVSYADTITLHTQFLKDRFGGVYLPNGKDTTLFDPSQFDSEASRIRYGLTGYRILMFPGAPRPYKGLEDVLAALDRLNQPDLRLVIVGGSPYDAYDNQLMQQWERWIIKLPKYPVSEMPAVVAAAHIVVVPQRDTPAAQAQFPLKLTDGMAMAKPILSTYVGDIPEILGGTGYLVAPESPEEIAEKIQWIFEHLDEANQQGIKARERCISHYSSETMASILSDVIKDLQLVGKV